The proteins below come from a single Vitis vinifera cultivar Pinot Noir 40024 chromosome 9, ASM3070453v1 genomic window:
- the LOC100242353 gene encoding glyoxylase I 4 — MKGDLGNPLHLTSLNHISLVCKSVPESIDFYQNTLGFVPIRRPGSFDFDGAWLFSYGLGIHLLQSEDPENMPKKTEINPKDNHISFQCESIDAVEKNLKEMEIHYVRKKVTEGGFEVDQLFFHDPDGFMIEICNCDNIPIVPLDICSCSRVNLQMMQPQQIKVVRP; from the exons ATGAAGGGAGATCTGGGAAATCCTTTGCATCTTACTTCATTGAATCACATCTCGCTTGTGTGCAAATCAGTTCCCGAGTCCATTGATTTCTATCAGAATACTCTCGGATTCGTGCCTATCAGGAGGCCCGGATCGTTCGATTTTGATGGAGCCTG GTTATTCAGCTATGGATTGGGAATACATCTTCTGCAGTCAGAAGATCCAGAAAACATGCCTAAGAAAACGGAAATCAATCCCAAGGATAATCATATTTCTTTTCAG TGTGAGAGCATAGATGCGGTGGAGAAGAATCTCAAGGAAATGGAAATTCATTACGTGAGGAAAAAGGTGACCGAAGGCGGATTCGAAGTTGATCAGCTCTTCTTCCACGACCCAGACGGCTTCATGATTGAGATATGCAACTGTGACAACATTCCGATCGTCCCTCTGGACATCTGTTCATGCTCTCGGGTGAATCTCCAGATGATGCAGCCGCAACAGATCAAAGTGGTGCGGCCATGA
- the LOC100247488 gene encoding glyoxylase I 4 — MKEIVGNPLHLTSLNHISLVCSSVEESINFYQNVLGFVPIRRPDSFDFNGAWLFSYGIGIHLLQSDNPEKMPKKKEINPKDNHISFQCESMGAVEKKLKEMGMEYTRQKVVEGGIEVDQLFFHDPDGFMVEICNCDNLPVIPLAGQMVRTCSRLNLQMQQQQPMPVVKL, encoded by the exons atgaaggaaattgtGGGAAATCCTCTGCATCTTACTTCCTTGAATCACATTTCGCTTGTATGTAGTTCAGTTGAGGAGTCCATCAATTTCTACCAGAATGTTCTTGGGTTCGTGCCGATCAGGAGGCCTGACTCCTTCGATTTTAATGGAGCATG GCTATTCAGCTATGGAATAGGAATACACCTGCTGCAGTCAGATAACCCAGAAAAAATGCCTAAGAAAAAGGAGATTAATCCCAAGGACAATCACATTTCTTTTCAG TGTGAGAGCATGGGTGCAGTGGAGAAGAAGCTGAAGGAAATGGGAATGGAGTACACGCGGCAGAAGGTGGTGGAAGGAGGAATCGAGGTAGATCAGCTGTTCTTCCACGACCCAGATGGTTTCATGGTCGAGATCTGCAACTGCGACAACCTCCCTGTCATCCCACTCGCCGGTCAGATGGTCCGAACCTGCTCCAGACTCAATCTCCAGATGCAGCAGCAGCAGCCCATGCCGGTGGTGAAGCTCTAA